A genomic window from Prunus persica cultivar Lovell chromosome G2, Prunus_persica_NCBIv2, whole genome shotgun sequence includes:
- the LOC18785645 gene encoding rust resistance kinase Lr10, with amino-acid sequence MSGGSLLFAVHIALLLLLLPPSFCFQTSTVEDSALFCGNINIRSPFDLNGDLKKCGYNTFELYCEENVTIICLYSGKYHVKAINYSDWTIQVVDAGVQKKDNYFSNPRYSLTSLNLSDGNPFSYALQFTDTSIQELRLYSLVIREVPIIFISCANPMHSPRLVDTAPCINNSTNSSLSSTLRMFSYVIIGLNGSIISPFDLGESCKITQMVVVSSSTSTDLHQNLSCEGWVISLYFYGLTHECYRGIPLYLLPLTCVIPYLGILHIVIYVFGFPCATALIIYKWKRRHLSMHDNIEDFLQNNKLMPVRYSYSNIKKMAKGFKEKLGEGGYGSVYKAKLRSGRLVAIKMLGKSNANGQDFINEVATIGRIHHVNVEQLIGFCVEGSKRALVYDFMPSGSLDKYLFSQQGVISLNCEKMFEIALGVARGIEYLHRGCEMQILHFDIKPHNILLDDNFLPKVSDFGLARLCPLDNSIVSLMAARETLGYIAPELFYKNIGGISYKADVYSFRMLLMEMACRRKNLNATIEKSSQIYFPTLAFDQLSDGKDIKIGDATDEEEKIIKKMIIVALWCVQMKPSDRPSMNKAVEMLEGEIESLEMPPKPFLYPQQMPEVVPGDNSSTTSASTVTNSTKIVSIVDAD; translated from the exons ATGTCTGGAGGAAGTCTCCTATTTGCTGTACACATAgcccttctccttctccttcttcctccttCCTTCTGTTTCCAAACATCCACCGTGGAAGATAGTGCCCTCTTTTGTGGCAATATTAACATAAGGTCTCCATTCGATTTAAATGGAGACCTTAAAAAATGTGGCTACAACACTTTTGAGCTATATTGTGAGGAAAATGTTACCATAATATGCTTGTATTCGGGAAAGTATCACGTAAAGGCGATCAATTACAGTGACTGGACAATCCAAGTTGTGGATGCTGGTGTTCAGAAGAAAGACAACTACTTCTCCAACCCACGTTACTCTTTAACCTCCTTGAACCTTAGTGATGGAAATCCTTTCTCCTACGCTCTTCAGTTTACTGACACATCTATTCAAGAACTCCGACTGTATAGTCTAGTAATACGTGAAGTGCCGATAATTTTTATCAGCTGTGCAAATCCAATGCATTCTCCTCGCCTTGTTGATACAGCTCCATGCATCAACAATTCTACCAATTCTTCTTTGTCCAGTACTTTAAGAATGTTTTCTTATGTCATAATTGGCTTGAATGGCTCCATAATAAGTCCCTTCGATTTGGGGGAGTCCTGCAAAATAACACAAATGGTTGTGGTGTCATCTTCAACATCTACAGATCTGCACCAGAACTTGTCCTGTGAAG GCTGGGTAATCTCTTTGTATTTCTATGGGCTCACCCACGAGTGCTACAGGGGAATCCCCCTTTATCTGCTTCCGTTAACCTGTGTAATCCCTTACTTAG GAATATTGCACATAGTCATATATGTGTTTGGCTTTCCCTGTGCAACTGCATTAATAATATACAAGTGGAAAAGGAGGCACTTGTCAATGCATGACAATATAGAAGACTTTTTGCAGAACAATAAGCTCATGCCAGTAAGGTACTCTTActcaaacataaaaaagatGGCCAAAGGTTTCAAGGAAAAATTGGGTGAAGGAGGCTATGGCTCTGTATACAAGGCAAAGCTTCGTAGTGGTCGCCTTGTAGCCATTAAGATGTTGGGTAAGTCCAATGCTAATGGGCAAGACTTCATCAACGAAGTTGCTACCATTGGAAGGATTCACCATGTTAACGTGGAGCAACTCATTGGCTTCTGTGTTGAGGGTTCAAAGCGTGCTCTCGTATACGACTTCATGCCTAGTGGATCGCTTGATAAATACTTATTTTCTCAACAAGGAGTTATCTCTTTGAATTGTGAGAAAATGTTTGAAATCGCGCTTGGAGTGGCTCGTGGTATTGAATATCTGCACAGAGGATGTGAAATGCAAATTCTGCACTTTGACATCAAACCTCATAACattcttcttgatgataatTTTCTTCCCAAGGTGTCTGATTTTGGATTAGCAAGGCTATGCCCGCTAGATAATAGCATTGTATCTTTGATGGCAGCAAGAGAAACTCTCGGATACATAGCACCAGAGTTATTCTATAAAAACATTGGAGGTATTTCATACAAAGCTGATGTTTATAGTTTCCGAATGCTATTGATGGAAATGGCTTGCAGAAGAAAGAATTTAAATGCAACCATAGAGAAGTCGAGCCAAATATACTTTCCAACATTGGCTTTTGACCAATTGAGTGATGGAAAGGACATAAAAATTGGCGACGCCACAGATGAGGAAGAGAAGATCATAAAGAAGATGATCATTGTAGCATTGTGGTGCGTGCAAATGAAACCTAGTGACCGTCCTTCCATGAATAAAGCAGTTGAGATGCTTGAAGGAGAAATTGAGAGCCTTGAAATGCCTCCAAAGCCTTTCTTGTATCCACAACAGATGCCAGAAGTTGTTCCTGGGGACAATTCAAGTACCACAAGTGCATCAACTGTGACAAATTCTACAAAAATCGTTTCGATTGTAGATGCGgattaa